Proteins from a genomic interval of Bacteroidota bacterium:
- a CDS encoding 1-acyl-sn-glycerol-3-phosphate acyltransferase, protein MQEKNNSEPGVEITKNFIDLRGVIAKKSPTLLKVLPWFVLSYLRRIIHEDEINDFIYRNRNYWGLDFANAIMSEFVRKLTVIGEENIPIDGRYIIVSNHPLGGLDGIALISVAGRKRQDIVFPVNDILMNIPNLRPLFIPINKHGSNAQNVKILNDTFASDQVILYFPAGMVSRKRKGVIKDLSWKKTFITKAREYKRDVVPAYIEGKNSAFFYNLANYRKALGIKANLEMLYLVDETYKQRGKSITMTFGKPIPYETFDRKHSDTYWAEEVMKTVYNLPSTVQ, encoded by the coding sequence ATGCAGGAGAAAAACAATTCTGAACCGGGTGTTGAGATCACAAAAAACTTTATAGATCTCAGGGGGGTTATAGCCAAAAAGAGTCCTACCCTGTTAAAAGTGTTACCATGGTTTGTATTGTCGTATCTGCGAAGGATCATTCATGAAGATGAGATCAATGATTTCATTTACCGGAACCGGAACTACTGGGGATTGGATTTTGCCAATGCCATCATGAGTGAGTTTGTCAGGAAGTTAACCGTTATTGGAGAAGAGAACATTCCCATAGATGGGAGGTATATCATAGTATCCAATCATCCTTTGGGTGGTTTGGATGGAATTGCATTGATTTCGGTTGCCGGTCGCAAAAGGCAGGATATTGTTTTTCCGGTGAACGACATCCTGATGAATATTCCCAATTTGCGTCCTTTATTTATTCCTATTAACAAGCATGGGAGCAATGCCCAGAATGTCAAAATCCTGAATGATACCTTTGCATCCGATCAGGTGATATTATATTTTCCGGCGGGAATGGTTTCCAGGAAAAGGAAGGGTGTGATCAAAGATCTTTCATGGAAAAAGACCTTTATCACCAAAGCCAGGGAATACAAGCGTGACGTTGTTCCGGCGTACATAGAGGGAAAGAATTCGGCTTTTTTCTATAACCTGGCCAATTACCGGAAGGCGTTGGGGATCAAGGCAAACCTTGAGATGCTGTACCTTGTGGATGAGACATACAAGCAAAGGGGAAAATCCATCACGATGACCTTCGGCAAGCCTATTCCCTATGAAACCTTTGACAGGAAGCATTCAGATACTTACTGGGCGGAAGAGGTCATGAAAACAGTTTACAATTTGCCATCA